From Camelina sativa cultivar DH55 chromosome 7, Cs, whole genome shotgun sequence, one genomic window encodes:
- the LOC104700204 gene encoding cellulose synthase-like protein B3 isoform X2, with amino-acid sequence MVESSSSLPPLCEKISYKNYFLRAVDLTILGLLFSLLLHRYRILLVKQSDNVWVVAFLCESFFTFVWLLITCIKWSPAEYKSYPDRLDERVHDLPSVDMFLTTADPVREPPILVVNTVLSLLAVNYPANKLACYVSDDGCSPLTYFSLKEASKFAKIWVPFCKKNNVRVRAPFRYFLNHPAATESSEFSKDWDMVKWEYEKLCRKVEDVTGDSHLLDADDDFKAFSNAKRNDHSTIVKVVWENKAGVGDKEEVPHFVYISREKRPNYLHNYKAGAMNFLVRVSGLMTNAPYMLNVDCDMYVNEADVVRQAMCIFLQNSILNSKSCAFVQFPQDFYDSNADELTVLQSYVGRGIAGIQGPTYAGSGCFHTRRVMYGISLDDLGDDGSLSSVATRNLAREFGNSKEMVTSVVNALQRKPNPQHSSLTDSLEAAQEVGHCHYENQTSWGKTIGWLYGSTTEDVHTGLGIHSRGWTSSYISPDPPAFLGAMPPGGPEAMVQQRRWAAGMLEILFNKRSPLIGTFFRKLRFRQSLAYLYILTWGLRSIPELFYCLLPAYCLLHNTALFPKGVYLGIIVTLVGIHCLYTLWEFMSLGFSVQSWFISQSFWRIKSTCSWLFSILDIILQFLGISENVFIVTKKTMPETRSESGSRKSQQEGDFPNQDCGKFEFDGSLYFLPGTFIVLVTLAALVGCSVGPQRLSHSHRGNSSGMAEACGCVLVVVLFLPFLKGMFEKGKYGIPLSTLSKAAFLAVLFVVFSFGKLV; translated from the exons ATGGTAGAGTCAAGTTCTTCCCTCCCTCCTCTTTGCGAAAAGATCTCATacaaaaactattttcttaGAGCTGTAGATCTCACGATTCTAGgccttctcttttctcttctcttgcaTCGATATCGAATCTTACTTGTGAAACAAAGCGACAACGTATGGGTTGTGGCTTTCCTCTGTGAATCTTTTTTCACTTTCGTATGGCTGCTTATTACCTGCATAAAATGGAGTCCTGCTGAATATAAATCGTATCCTGATAGACTTGATGAAAG GGTTCATGACCTACCATCCGTAGATATGTTCTTGACCACGGCGGATCCGGTAAGAGAGCCGCCTATTCTCGTTGTGAACACGGTGCTTTCGCTGTTAGCCGTGAACTATCCGGCAAACAAACTAGCTTGTTATGTTTCGGACGATGGATGCTCACCTCTCACTTACTTCTCTCTCAAGGAAGCTTCAAAGTTCGCCAAGATTTGGGTTCCGTTctgcaagaaaaacaatgtTAGAGTAAGAGCTCCTTTTAGATATTTCTTGAACCATCCGGCCGCAACAGAAAGTTCCGAATTCAGTAAAGACTGGGATATGGTGAAG TGGGAGTACGAGAAGTTATGCCGTAAAGTGGAAGATGTCACCGGAGATTCCCATTTGTTGGATGCAGATGATGACTTTAAAGCTTTCTCAAACGCAAAACGAAATGATCATTCAACTATAGTTAAG GTGGTATGGGAGAACAAGGCAGGTGTGGGAGACAAGGAAGAGGTCCCTCATTTTGTATACATTTCAAGAGAGAAAAGACCAAATTACCTTCATAATTACAAAGCTGGAGCCATGAATTTTCTG GTACGCGTGTCAGGGTTGATGACAAATGCACCATACATGTTGAACGTAGACTGCGACATGTATGTCAATGAAGCAGATGTGGTGCGACAAGCAATGTGTATATTTCTGCAAAATTCGATATTGAATTCAAAAAGTTGTGCCTTTGTTCAATTCCCTCAagatttctatgattctaacgcTGATGAACTCACCGTCTTACAATCA TATGTGGGACGAGGAATTGCGGGAATCCAAGGACCAACATATGCCGGTTCAGGATGCTTCCACACTAGAAGAGTTATGTACGGTATTTCTCTAGACGATTTAGGAGATGATGGAAGCCTTTCTTCAGTTGCTACAA GAAATTTAGCGAGAGAATTTGGGAATTCTAAAGAGATGGTGACATCGGTGGTCAATGCAttacaaagaaaaccaaatccCCAACACTCATCCCTTACCGACTCTCTTGAAGCGGCTCAAGAAGTTGGGCATTGTCACTACGAGAACCAAACTAGCTGGGGAAAAACC ATCGGTTGGTTATACGGTTCAACGACGGAAGATGTGCACACAGGTTTAGGAATCCACTCGAGAGGGTGGActagctcatatatttctccgGATCCACCTGCTTTTCTTGGGGCTATGCCACCGGGAGGACCAGAGGCCATGGTCCAGCAGCGGCGATGGGCGGCAGGAATGCTCGAAATACTTTTCAACAAACGGAGTCCATTGATCGGAACGTTTTTCCGGAAACTAAGATTCCGACAAAGCTTGGCTTATCTTTACATTCTGACTTGGGGTCTAAGGTCAATCCCCGAGCTGTTCTATTGTCTATTGCCTGCTTATTGTCTACTCCACAACACTGCCTTATTTCCCAAG GGAGTTTATTTAGGTATAATCGTCACGCTTGTGGGGATACATTGCCTTTACACTCTATGGGAATTTATGAGCCTTGGTTTCTCCGTGCAATCGTGGTTTATCTCCCAATCATTTTGGAGAATAAAAAGCACGTGTAGTTGGCTGTTTAGCATCCTTGATATCATACTTCAGTTTCTTGGAATTTCGGAAAACGTCTTCATTGTCACTAAAAAGACTATGCCTGAGACAAGGTCAGAATCTGGATCCAGAAAATCTCAACAAGAAGGTGATTTTCCAAACCAAGATTGtggtaaatttgaatttgatggcTCGCTGTATTTTCTCCCCGGCACATTTATCGTGTTAGTGACCCTGGCCGCTCTAGTCGGTTGTTCAGTGGGTCCTCAAAGATTGAGTCATAGTCACAGAGGAAATAGTTCAGGTATGGCAGAGGCTTGTGGATGTGTTTTGGTGGTAGTGTTGTTCCTTCCATTTCTAAAGGGCATGTTTGAGAAGGGAAAATATGGTATCCCATTGTCTACTCTTTCTAAAGCTGCCTTTTTAgcagttttatttgttgttttctcttttggaaAACTGGTATAG
- the LOC104700204 gene encoding cellulose synthase-like protein B3 isoform X1: MVESSSSLPPLCEKISYKNYFLRAVDLTILGLLFSLLLHRYRILLVKQSDNVWVVAFLCESFFTFVWLLITCIKWSPAEYKSYPDRLDERVHDLPSVDMFLTTADPVREPPILVVNTVLSLLAVNYPANKLACYVSDDGCSPLTYFSLKEASKFAKIWVPFCKKNNVRVRAPFRYFLNHPAATESSEFSKDWDMVKWEYEKLCRKVEDVTGDSHLLDADDDFKAFSNAKRNDHSTIVKVVWENKAGVGDKEEVPHFVYISREKRPNYLHNYKAGAMNFLVRVSGLMTNAPYMLNVDCDMYVNEADVVRQAMCIFLQNSILNSKSCAFVQFPQDFYDSNADELTVLQSYVGRGIAGIQGPTYAGSGCFHTRRVMYGISLDDLGDDGSLSSVATRNYLAEGNLAREFGNSKEMVTSVVNALQRKPNPQHSSLTDSLEAAQEVGHCHYENQTSWGKTIGWLYGSTTEDVHTGLGIHSRGWTSSYISPDPPAFLGAMPPGGPEAMVQQRRWAAGMLEILFNKRSPLIGTFFRKLRFRQSLAYLYILTWGLRSIPELFYCLLPAYCLLHNTALFPKGVYLGIIVTLVGIHCLYTLWEFMSLGFSVQSWFISQSFWRIKSTCSWLFSILDIILQFLGISENVFIVTKKTMPETRSESGSRKSQQEGDFPNQDCGKFEFDGSLYFLPGTFIVLVTLAALVGCSVGPQRLSHSHRGNSSGMAEACGCVLVVVLFLPFLKGMFEKGKYGIPLSTLSKAAFLAVLFVVFSFGKLV; the protein is encoded by the exons ATGGTAGAGTCAAGTTCTTCCCTCCCTCCTCTTTGCGAAAAGATCTCATacaaaaactattttcttaGAGCTGTAGATCTCACGATTCTAGgccttctcttttctcttctcttgcaTCGATATCGAATCTTACTTGTGAAACAAAGCGACAACGTATGGGTTGTGGCTTTCCTCTGTGAATCTTTTTTCACTTTCGTATGGCTGCTTATTACCTGCATAAAATGGAGTCCTGCTGAATATAAATCGTATCCTGATAGACTTGATGAAAG GGTTCATGACCTACCATCCGTAGATATGTTCTTGACCACGGCGGATCCGGTAAGAGAGCCGCCTATTCTCGTTGTGAACACGGTGCTTTCGCTGTTAGCCGTGAACTATCCGGCAAACAAACTAGCTTGTTATGTTTCGGACGATGGATGCTCACCTCTCACTTACTTCTCTCTCAAGGAAGCTTCAAAGTTCGCCAAGATTTGGGTTCCGTTctgcaagaaaaacaatgtTAGAGTAAGAGCTCCTTTTAGATATTTCTTGAACCATCCGGCCGCAACAGAAAGTTCCGAATTCAGTAAAGACTGGGATATGGTGAAG TGGGAGTACGAGAAGTTATGCCGTAAAGTGGAAGATGTCACCGGAGATTCCCATTTGTTGGATGCAGATGATGACTTTAAAGCTTTCTCAAACGCAAAACGAAATGATCATTCAACTATAGTTAAG GTGGTATGGGAGAACAAGGCAGGTGTGGGAGACAAGGAAGAGGTCCCTCATTTTGTATACATTTCAAGAGAGAAAAGACCAAATTACCTTCATAATTACAAAGCTGGAGCCATGAATTTTCTG GTACGCGTGTCAGGGTTGATGACAAATGCACCATACATGTTGAACGTAGACTGCGACATGTATGTCAATGAAGCAGATGTGGTGCGACAAGCAATGTGTATATTTCTGCAAAATTCGATATTGAATTCAAAAAGTTGTGCCTTTGTTCAATTCCCTCAagatttctatgattctaacgcTGATGAACTCACCGTCTTACAATCA TATGTGGGACGAGGAATTGCGGGAATCCAAGGACCAACATATGCCGGTTCAGGATGCTTCCACACTAGAAGAGTTATGTACGGTATTTCTCTAGACGATTTAGGAGATGATGGAAGCCTTTCTTCAGTTGCTACAA GAAACTACTTGGCTGAAGGAAATTTAGCGAGAGAATTTGGGAATTCTAAAGAGATGGTGACATCGGTGGTCAATGCAttacaaagaaaaccaaatccCCAACACTCATCCCTTACCGACTCTCTTGAAGCGGCTCAAGAAGTTGGGCATTGTCACTACGAGAACCAAACTAGCTGGGGAAAAACC ATCGGTTGGTTATACGGTTCAACGACGGAAGATGTGCACACAGGTTTAGGAATCCACTCGAGAGGGTGGActagctcatatatttctccgGATCCACCTGCTTTTCTTGGGGCTATGCCACCGGGAGGACCAGAGGCCATGGTCCAGCAGCGGCGATGGGCGGCAGGAATGCTCGAAATACTTTTCAACAAACGGAGTCCATTGATCGGAACGTTTTTCCGGAAACTAAGATTCCGACAAAGCTTGGCTTATCTTTACATTCTGACTTGGGGTCTAAGGTCAATCCCCGAGCTGTTCTATTGTCTATTGCCTGCTTATTGTCTACTCCACAACACTGCCTTATTTCCCAAG GGAGTTTATTTAGGTATAATCGTCACGCTTGTGGGGATACATTGCCTTTACACTCTATGGGAATTTATGAGCCTTGGTTTCTCCGTGCAATCGTGGTTTATCTCCCAATCATTTTGGAGAATAAAAAGCACGTGTAGTTGGCTGTTTAGCATCCTTGATATCATACTTCAGTTTCTTGGAATTTCGGAAAACGTCTTCATTGTCACTAAAAAGACTATGCCTGAGACAAGGTCAGAATCTGGATCCAGAAAATCTCAACAAGAAGGTGATTTTCCAAACCAAGATTGtggtaaatttgaatttgatggcTCGCTGTATTTTCTCCCCGGCACATTTATCGTGTTAGTGACCCTGGCCGCTCTAGTCGGTTGTTCAGTGGGTCCTCAAAGATTGAGTCATAGTCACAGAGGAAATAGTTCAGGTATGGCAGAGGCTTGTGGATGTGTTTTGGTGGTAGTGTTGTTCCTTCCATTTCTAAAGGGCATGTTTGAGAAGGGAAAATATGGTATCCCATTGTCTACTCTTTCTAAAGCTGCCTTTTTAgcagttttatttgttgttttctcttttggaaAACTGGTATAG